The proteins below come from a single Sorghum bicolor cultivar BTx623 chromosome 4, Sorghum_bicolor_NCBIv3, whole genome shotgun sequence genomic window:
- the LOC8085184 gene encoding uncharacterized protein LOC8085184, whose amino-acid sequence MTSTAYSRSSKLPGGGPERRLPPRLMRSLTSKIEPKKLGVGLVAGCCLALLTYVSLAKLFAIYSPVFASTANTSALMQNAPPTSSKPSVPETETIPPQETFGGAGADPREAVTGSEEPGLPEAAVTRKDMAGSDEPGLPTRKDDGDNAAAAEPTKPAAAAAAEDKKEGDDGNGGQGGGKMTCDENGVDEGFPYARPTVCELSGDVRVSPKQKTVYLVNPSGAGGFDESGEKRLRPYARKDDFLMPGVTEVTVKSVPSAAVAPKCTKHHTVPAVLFSIAGYTDNFFHDMVDAMVPLFLTTSHLKGEVQLLITNYKPWWVQKYTPLLRKMSLHDVINFDAEDADDVHCFPAGAFVGLYRDRDLILSPHPTRNPRNLTMVDFSRFMRGALALPRDRPAVLGEAPGMRPRMLIISRAGTRRLLNLDEVAKVADELGFNVTIAEAGADVPAFAAQVNAADVLVGVHGAGLANVVFLPTEAVVVQIVPWGKMDWMATNFYARPAAGMALRYLEYYVGEEETSLKDKYPRDHVVFRDPMSLHTQGWQALAQTIMKQDVAVNLTKFRPVLLQALDKLQQ is encoded by the exons ATGACGTCCACGGCGTACTCGCGGTCGTCCAAGCTGCCGGGCGGGGGGCCCGAGCGGCGGCTGCCCCCGCGCCTGATGCGGAGCCTCACGTCCAAGATCGAGCCCAAGAAGCTGGGCGTGGGGCTCGTCGCCGGCTGCTGCCTCGCGCTCCTCACCTACGTCTCCCTCGCCAAGCTCTTCGCAATCTACTCCCCCGTCTTCG CTAGCACGGCCAACACGTCTGCGCTGATGCAGAACGCGCCGCCGACCTCGTCCAAGCCGTCCGTGCCGGAGACCGAGACCATCCCGCCGCAAGAGACgttcggcggcgccggcgccgatcCGCGTGAGGCGGTGACGGGCTCCGAGGAGCCCGGCTTGCCTGAAGCTGCCGTCACGAGGAAGGACATGGCGGGATCCGACGAGCCCGGCTTGCCCACCAGGAAGGACGACGGCGACAATGCGGCGGCCGCCGAGCCCACCAAACCAG ctgctgcagctgctgctgaGGATAAGAAAGAAGGGGACGACGGCAATGGCGGCCAAGGAGGCGGCAAGATGACGTGCGACGAGAACGGCGTGGACGAAGGGTTCCCGTACGCGCGTCCGACCGTGTGCGAGCTTTCCGGCGACGTCCGCGTGAGCCCGAAGCAGAAGACGGTGTACCTGGTGAACCCATCCGGCGCCGGCGGGTTCGACGAGAGCGGCGAGAAGCGGCTCCGCCCGTACGCGCGCAAGGACGACTTTTTAATGCCCGGCGTGACTGAGGTGACGGTGAAGTCGGTGCCCTCCGCCGCGGTGGCGCCCAAGTGCACGAAGCACCACACCGTGCCGGCGGTGCTGTTCTCGATCGCCGGGTACACGGACAACTTCTTCCACGACATGGTGGACGCGATGGTCCCGCTGTTCCTGACGACGTCGCATCTCAAGGGCGAGGTGCAGCTGCTCATCACCAACTACAAGCCGTGGTGGGTGCAGAAGTACACGCCGCTGCTGCGCAAGATGTCGCTCCACGACGTGATCAACTTCGacgccgaggacgccgacgacgTGCACTGCTTCCCGGCGGGCGCGTTCGTGGGGCTGTACCGCGACCGCGACCTGATCCTGTCGCCGCACCCGACCAGGAACCCGCGCAACCTGACCATGGTGGACTTCAGCCGGTTCATGCGCGGCGCGCTCGCGCTGCCACGCGACCGGCCGGCCGTCCTGGGCGAGGCGCCCGGCATGCGTCCCCGGATGCTGATCATCTCGCGCGCGGGGACGCGGCGGCTGCTGAACCTGGACGAGGTGGCAAAGGTGGCGGACGAGCTGGGGTTCAACGTGACGATCGCCGAGGCCGGCGCCGACGTGCCTGCGTTCGCGGCGCAGGTGAACGCGGCCGACGTGCTGGTGGGCGTGCACGGTGCCGGGCTGGCCAACGTGGTGTTCCTGCCgacggaggcggtggtggtgcagATCGTGCCGTGGGGCAAGATGGACTGGATGGCCACCAACTTCTACGCGCGGCCGGCGGCCGGGATGGCGCTCCGGTACCTGGAGTACTACGTCGGCGAGGAGGAGACGAGCCTCAAGGACAAGTACCCGCGGGATCACGTCGTGTTCAGGGACCCCATGTCGCTCCACACGCAGGGGTGGCAGGCGCTCGCTCAGACCATCATGAAGCAGGACGTCGCCGTCAACCTCACCAAGTTCCGGCCCGTCCTGCTGCAGGCGCTCGACAAGCTGCAGCAGTGA